The following coding sequences are from one Panicum hallii strain FIL2 chromosome 5, PHallii_v3.1, whole genome shotgun sequence window:
- the LOC112894172 gene encoding heat stress transcription factor A-2a-like, producing the protein MDPFHGIVKEEDFEFDFDYTGASAGGAPPGALAASSWAVAAPELPRPMEGLGEVGPTPFLTKTYDVVDDPNTDTVVSWGFAGNSFVVWDANAFANVILPRYFKHSNFSSFVRQLNTYGFRKVDPDRWEFANEGFLRGQRELLKTIKRRRPPLSPSSQQGQAQDACLEVGQFGREGEVHRLQRDKGILLAEVVKLRQEQQATRAQMQAMEERITTAEQKQQHMTVFLARALKNPSFLRMLVDRQGLGGRQRELEDALSKKRHRPIEYLRRDGESSGSAATEAAVGDYISGLPAGANGVAVADDGKGRRDGTGGGEDTESFWVELLSLGLEEKHREGGGGGEVNGSGSDVDNDVDDDVEVLVQSIYHLNPNPGSPSGK; encoded by the exons ATGGATCCCTTCCACGGCATTGTGAAGGAGGAGGATTTCGAGTTCGATTTCGACTACACCGGCGCTTCGGCCGGGGGCGCGCCGCCGGGTGCGCTGGCAGCGTCTTCGTGGGCCGTCGCCGCGCCGGAGCTGCCCCGGCCGATGGAAGGTCTCGGCGAGGTGGGGCCCACTCCGTTCTTGACCAAGACCTACGACGTCGTGGACGATCCCAACACCGACACCGTCGTCTCCTGGGGGTTCGCCGGCAACAGCTTCGTCGTCTGGGACGCCAACGCCTTCGCCAACGTCATCCTCCCGCGCTACTTCAAGCACAGCAACTTCTCGAGCTTCGTCCGCCAGCTCAACACCTAC GGGTTCAGGAAGGTTGACCCGGACAGGTGGGAGTTCGCGAACGAGGGGTTCCTGCGGGGCCAGAGGGAGCTCCTCAAGACGATCAAGCGCCGGCGCCCGCCGTTGAGCCCGTCGTCGCAGCAGGGTCAGGCGCAGGACGCGTGCTTGGAGGTGGGGCAGTTCGGGCGCGAGGGCGAGGTGCACCGGCTGCAGCGCGACAAGGGGATCCTGCTCGCGGAGGTGGTGAAGCTGCGGCAGGAGCAGCAGGCGACGCGCGCGCAGATGCAGGCCATGGAGGAGCGCATCACCACGGCGGAGCAGAAGCAGCAGCATATGACCGTGTTCCTGGCGCGCGCCTTGAAGaacccgagcttcctccggatGCTGGTCGACCGGCAGGGCCTGGGCGGCCGCCAGAGGGAGCTCGAGGACGCGCTCTCGAAGAAGCGCCACCGCCCCATCGAGTACCTCCGACGCGACGGCGAGAGCAGCGGCAGTGCCGCcacggaggcggcggtgggcgaCTACATTTCCGGCCTTCCGGCCGGCGCCAACGGCGTGGCGGTGGCGGACGATGGCAAGGGCCGTCGGGAcgggaccggcggcggcgaggacacAGAGAGCTTCTGGGTGGAGCTGCTGAGCCTCGGCCTGGAGGAGAAGCACCGggagggcggcggtggcggcgaggtgaACGGCAGCGGCTCTGACGTGGACAACGACGTGGACGACGACGTGGAGGTGCTCGTGCAGAGCATCTACCACCTGAACCCGAACCCGGGCAGCCCCAGCGGCAAATGA
- the LOC112894144 gene encoding protein FLUORESCENT IN BLUE LIGHT, chloroplastic-like, translated as MGSLQDREGGFARLNQSRQINAALRRQAKFESYAPALSYAPVGSKKPESEVIVDPQKERQIAYLRTGKNYLRNQTPDKAFPEFKAALDLAQALGDHVEEKKAARGLGASLQRQGKDKEAIKYNSMVLNISKMTREDAGVTEAYGAIADCYTELGELEKTGKFYDKYIARLESD; from the exons ATG GGCTCCTTGCAAGACAGAGAGGGGGGCTTTGCACGGCTGAATCAGTCACGTCAGATAAATGCTGCACTGAGAAGACAAGCCAAGTTTGAATCTTATGCTCCTGCTTTGAGCTATGCCCCAGTTGGTAGTAAGAAACCAGAATCAGAAGTTATTGTTGATCCTCAGAAAGAGCGCCAGATTGCATATCTGAGGACTGGGAAGAACTACCTGAGAAACCAAACTCCTGACAAAGCATTTCCTGAGTTTAAGGCAGCACTTGATCTTGCACAAGCATTAGGTGATCATGTTGAAGAGAAGAAAGCAGCACGAGGATTAG GAGCATCGTTGCAGAGACAAGGCAAGGACAAGGAAGCCATTAAGTATAACTCCATGGTCCTAAACATCTCTAAGATGACCCGAGAGGATGCGGGTGTCACTGAAGCATATGGAGCAATAGCAGACTGCTACACCGAGCTTGGTGAGCTTGAGAAGACTGGCAAGTTCTACGACAAATACATTGCAAGGTTGGAGAGTGACTGA
- the LOC112895405 gene encoding uncharacterized protein LOC112895405 — MKLVGSSKRRGGLGRALKEHKARLYIIRRCVVMLLRWDD; from the coding sequence ATGAAGCTTGTTGGGAGCAGCAAGAGGAGAGGAGGGCTGGGCAGGGCTCTCAAGGAGCACAAGGCGAGGCTCTACATCATCCGCCGATGCGTCGTCATGCTGCTCCGCTGGGATGACTAG